One window of Salminus brasiliensis chromosome 16, fSalBra1.hap2, whole genome shotgun sequence genomic DNA carries:
- the LOC140536800 gene encoding protocadherin beta-16-like, which translates to MERQTLACRTLPLLVCICSFIAMAGGDLSYTVAEEMKRQFVIGNVAKDLGLDVKWLSLRKARIETEDSTKRYSDVDLSSGNLVVVDTMDREELCGSRISCILNYELVLENPLEVHRVSLQIEDMNDNAPRFPNDRIIFEIRESAVKGKRFPLDEAHDSDVGQNTVQSYSLERNEHFSLSVQENTERGKYAELVLEKELDREEQKEINLILTATDGGSPQRSGTVVIHINVLDANDNTPVFSQPVYRVTLPENAPLGSSVVTVSATDVDEGANGDVSYEFSRISDRAAKLFSIDKISGEIKVNGHIDYEVETHYEMRVQAKDGPGLASTAKIVIDVSDVNDNPPKIVLKSLNDPIPENAVIGTEVGIFNVQDKDSGDNRKIRCSIQQDVPFKLNPSIKNYFSLITTGALDREKEVDYNITITATDGGSPPLSSFINILLSVSDVNDNPPVFEEHFYSTYVAENNKPGASICSVTAKDPDWRQNGTVLYSLMPSEVNSVPVSSFVSINADTGVIHAVRSFDYEQFRSFKVQVVARDNGSPPLSSNTTVSVFITDENDNSPQILYPAPEGKSLMTEMVPKAALSGSLVSKVIAVDADSGQNSWLSYYIIKSTDLGLFTIGLHSGEIRAQRDVTESDSMKQNLVISVKDNGQPPLSATCSVYLLISDNLAEVPELKDMTFEENNSKLTSYLIIALVSVSTFFLTFIILILAVRFCHRRKPRLLFDGAVAIPSTYLPPNYAEVEGAGTLRSSYNYDAYLTTGSHTSDFKFVRSYNENTLPASGTLKLCQTEALNASMISFNNKEDTDECCK; encoded by the exons atggaaagacagacattaGCATGTCGTACTTTGCCTCTCCTGGTGTGCATCTGCAGTTTCATTGCTATGGCTGGTGGGGATTTGAGCTACACGGTTGCTGAGGAGATGAAGCGTCAGTTTGTGATTGGAAATGTAGCGAAGGATCTCGGACTCGACGTTAAATGGTTATCTTTACGCAAGGCTCGCATAGAGACTGAAGACAGCACGAAACGATACAGCGACGTTGACCTGAGTAGTGGTAATTTGGTCGTGGTGGACACAATGGATCGAGAGGAGCTTTGTGGATCGAGAATCAGCTGCATTCTCAATTACGAGCTTGTGCTAGAAAACCCTCTTGAAGTGCATCGCGTGTCTCTGCAAATTGAGGACATGAATGACAACGCCCCGCGGTTCCCTAATGATCGGATTATTTTTGAAATCAGAGAATCTGCCGTTAAAGGAAAACGTTTTCCCTTAGACGAGGCGCACGACTCTGATGTGGGACAAAACACGGTTCAATCATATTCGCTTGAAAGAAACGAGCATTTCAGTCTTTCAGTTCAGGAAAACACAGAGCGAGGTAAATATGCTGAATTAGTGCTGGAGAAGGAGCTCGATCGAGAGGAGCAGAAGGAAATAAATTTAATActcacagctactgatggagGCAGCCCACAGAGGTCTGGTACTGTAGTTATCCACATTAATGTGCTTGATGCTAACGACAATACTCCGGTTTTCAGTCAGCCTGTTTACAGAGTTACGCTCCCTGAAAATGCACCTTTGGGTTCAAGTGTAGTTACAGTGAGTGCCACAGATGTTGACGAAGGGGCGAATGGAGATGTGAGTTATGAGTTCAGTCGTATTTCTGATAGAGCAGCAAAGCTTTTTTCCATTGATAAGATATCTGGTGAGATTAAGGTAAATGGACATATTGATTATGAGGTGGAAACACATTATGAAATGAGAGTACAGGCCAAAGATGGTCCTGGCTTAGCATCTACTGCAAAAATTGTTATAGATGTCAGTGATGTAAATGACAATCCCCCCAAAATCGTTCTAAAATCACTAAATGACCCCATACCTGAGAATGCTGTTATAGGCACTGAGGTGGGTATTTTTAATGTTCAGGATAAAGACTCAGGAGATAATCGAAAGATTCGTTGCTCCATTCAGCAAGATGTTCCCTTCAAGTTAAACCCATCAATTAAAAACTATTTTTCTTTAATAACCACAGGTGCATTAGATAGAGAAAAGGAAGTAGACTATAACAtaactattactgctactgatgGAGGCTCTCCACCATTATCCTCCTTTATAAATATACTTTTATCTGTATCAGACGTAAATGATAATCCACCTGTCTTTGAAGAGCATTTTTACAGCACATATGTTGCTGAGAATAACAAACCAGGTGCTTCCATTTGTTCTGTCACTGCAAAAGACCCAGATTGGCGACAGAATGGCACAGTGCTGTATTCTTTGATGCCCAGTGAGGTCAACAGTGTTCCAGTGTCCTCATTTGTATCCATAAATGCAGACACAGGGGTGATCCATGCTGTAAGGTCATTTGACTATGAACAGTTCAGAAGCTTCAAAGTCCAGGTTGTAGCCAGAGACAATGGTTCTCCTCCACTCAGCAGCAACAcgactgtgagtgtgttcatAACAGATGAGAATGATAACTCTCCACAGATATTATACCCTGCTCCAGAGGGAAAGTCTTTAATGACTGAGATGGTCCCCAAAGCTGCTCTGTCAGGGTCTCTGGTCTCCAAGGTGATTGCTGTGGATGCTGACTCTGGACAGAATTCATGGCTGTCTTATTACATTATCAAGTCTACTGATTTAGGCCTTTTCACCATTGGTCTCCACAGTGGAGAGATCAGGGCACAGCGGGATGTCACTGAATCTGACAGCATGAAGCAGAACCTCGTTATTTCAGTGAAGGATAATGGACAGCCTCCTCTCTCTGCAACCTGTTCTGTGTATTTACTTATTTCTGATAACCTTGCAGAAGTTCCAGAACTTAAGGACATGACTTTTGAAGAAAACAACTCCAAACTAACATCATATTTGATCATCGCACTTGTTTCAGTTTCCACCTTTTTTCTGACGTTCATTATCCTGATCTTGGCTGTGAGATTTTGCCACAGGAGAAAGCCCAGACTGTTGTTTGATGGAGCAGTCGCCATTCCCAGCACATACCTCCCTCCCAACTATGCGGAAGTTGAGGGAGCTGGAACTCTCCGCAGTTCTTACAATTATGACGCGTATCTAACAACAGGCTCACACACCAGTGACTTCAAGTTTGTCAGATCCTACAATGAAAATACACTTCCTGCTAGTGGCACATTGAAACTTTGCCAAACTGAAGCTTTAAATGCGAGCATGATTTCATTTAACAATAAAGAAGATACAGATGAG TGCTGTAAATAG